In Nocardioides dokdonensis FR1436, the following are encoded in one genomic region:
- a CDS encoding SigE family RNA polymerase sigma factor, which translates to MPAGARTRAGEEMNGVATEGRRAPTDGARRDAEFTEYLAARQAALLRTAYLVCGDRHQAEDVLQTALAKLYLSWDKVRDRGALDAYVRRIVVNETTSAWRRPWHRRERATDALPETAAHHDAYDEGRSAALWAVVRSLPPKARAVVVLRYYEQLTEAETAQALGVSTGTVKSQCNRAMALLRERTPAHLHPREEER; encoded by the coding sequence ATGCCAGCAGGAGCACGGACCCGGGCGGGTGAGGAGATGAACGGAGTGGCGACCGAAGGGCGACGCGCGCCCACCGACGGCGCACGGCGCGACGCCGAGTTCACCGAGTACCTCGCCGCCCGCCAGGCGGCCCTGCTGCGCACGGCGTACCTGGTCTGCGGCGACCGGCACCAGGCCGAGGACGTGCTCCAGACCGCGCTGGCCAAGCTGTACCTCTCCTGGGACAAGGTCCGCGACCGCGGTGCGCTGGACGCCTACGTGCGTCGCATCGTCGTCAACGAGACCACCTCGGCGTGGCGGCGCCCCTGGCACCGTCGCGAGCGGGCCACCGACGCGCTGCCCGAGACGGCCGCCCACCACGACGCGTACGACGAGGGGCGGTCGGCGGCGCTGTGGGCGGTCGTGCGCTCGCTGCCGCCCAAGGCGCGCGCCGTGGTGGTGCTGCGCTACTACGAGCAGCTCACCGAGGCCGAGACCGCGCAGGCGCTGGGCGTCTCGACCGGCACCGTGAAGTCCCAGTGCAACCGGGCGATGGCCCTGCTCCGCGAACGCACACCGGCACACCTGCACCCCCGGGAGGAGGAGCGATGA
- a CDS encoding S-(hydroxymethyl)mycothiol dehydrogenase — protein MQQVKAVVARAKGAPVEVTTINVPDPGPGEAVVQVQACGVCHTDLHYREGGINDEFPFLLGHEAAGIVESVGEGVTTVAPGDFVVLNWRAVCGDCRACNRGEPQYCFNTHNATQKMTLAEGDDAGTELSPALGIGAFAEKTLVAAGQCTKVDPEARPAAVGLLGCGVMAGLGAAINTGETTRGKSAAVIGCGGVGMAAIAGAALSGASPVIAVDIDAKKLEKAPGFGATHTIDSSKVDPVEEIKRICAEVYPGAEGADVVIEAVGRPETWKQAFYARDLAGTVVLVGVPTPDMKVPDLPLIDVFGRGGSLKSSWYGDCLPSRDFPMLTDLYTSGRLDLDAFVSEEIGIDDIEAAFEKMHQGEVLRSVVMFT, from the coding sequence ATGCAGCAGGTGAAGGCCGTCGTCGCGCGCGCCAAGGGCGCGCCCGTCGAGGTGACCACGATCAACGTGCCGGACCCCGGTCCGGGCGAGGCGGTGGTGCAGGTGCAGGCCTGCGGCGTGTGCCACACCGACCTGCACTACCGCGAGGGTGGCATCAACGACGAGTTCCCGTTCCTGCTCGGTCACGAGGCAGCCGGCATCGTGGAGTCGGTCGGCGAGGGTGTCACCACCGTCGCGCCGGGTGACTTCGTGGTGCTGAACTGGCGTGCGGTGTGCGGCGACTGCCGTGCCTGCAACCGCGGCGAGCCGCAGTACTGCTTCAACACCCACAACGCCACCCAGAAGATGACGTTGGCCGAGGGCGACGACGCGGGCACCGAGCTGTCGCCCGCGCTCGGCATCGGAGCCTTCGCGGAGAAGACCCTCGTCGCGGCCGGGCAGTGCACCAAGGTCGACCCCGAGGCCCGTCCGGCCGCCGTCGGCCTGCTGGGCTGCGGCGTGATGGCCGGCCTGGGAGCCGCCATCAACACCGGTGAGACCACTCGCGGCAAGTCCGCAGCCGTGATCGGTTGCGGCGGGGTCGGCATGGCCGCGATCGCCGGTGCCGCCCTCTCCGGCGCCAGCCCCGTCATCGCCGTCGACATCGACGCCAAGAAGCTCGAGAAGGCCCCCGGCTTCGGGGCGACCCACACCATCGACTCCTCGAAGGTGGACCCGGTCGAGGAGATCAAGCGCATCTGCGCCGAGGTCTACCCCGGCGCCGAGGGTGCCGACGTCGTCATCGAGGCGGTCGGTCGCCCCGAGACCTGGAAGCAGGCGTTCTACGCGCGCGACCTCGCCGGCACCGTGGTGCTGGTCGGCGTGCCCACACCGGACATGAAGGTCCCCGACCTCCCGCTCATCGACGTCTTCGGGCGCGGCGGGTCGCTGAAGTCGAGCTGGTACGGCGACTGCCTGCCCAGCCGCGACTTCCCGATGCTCACCGACCTCTACACCTCCGGTCGCCTCGACCTCGACGCGTTCGTGAGCGAGGAGATCGGCATCGACGACATCGAGGCGGCGTTCGAGAAGATGCACCAGGGCGAGGTCCTGCGCTCGGTGGTGATGTTCACGTGA
- the groES gene encoding co-chaperone GroES, with product MSINIKPLEDRIVVKQVEAEQTTASGLVIPDTAKEKPQEGEVVAVGPGRFNDDGDERVPMDISVGDKVIYSKYGGTEVKFGGQELLILSARDVLAIVS from the coding sequence GTGTCGATCAACATCAAGCCCCTCGAGGACCGCATCGTCGTCAAGCAGGTCGAGGCCGAGCAGACCACTGCTTCCGGTCTCGTCATCCCGGACACGGCCAAGGAGAAGCCCCAGGAGGGCGAGGTCGTGGCCGTGGGCCCCGGTCGCTTCAACGACGACGGCGACGAGCGCGTCCCCATGGACATCTCCGTGGGCGACAAGGTCATCTACAGCAAGTACGGCGGCACCGAGGTGAAGTTCGGCGGCCAGGAGCTGCTGATCCTCTCGGCGCGCGACGTCCTCGCGATCGTCTCCTGA
- a CDS encoding class I SAM-dependent methyltransferase yields the protein MDLDAFRWLLTDDGQALLVQAEALDPADPLRAQTALRRHADAEHAAAALTQASLRRRAVAKFADLAPRLYFTPDGLEQATRLSVARHRAARLRAFDALSLVDLGCGIGGDLLAAAEQGLVCVGVDLDPVRVAVAEANLAALGLEGVVGQVDATTLDTSPFDVAYADPARRSARGRSFDVDDWTPPWSFVEGLLRRDSCVKVAPGIPHALVPEGVEAEWVSDHGEVKEAALWSGRLATTQRRATVIGGGGLATLTDEDDPGAGTRPVGRYLYEPDGAVIRAGLVTAVAAALDGGLLDEHIAYVGTDTAAPTPFARGYEVLEELPYREKALRAALRERGVGRLTIKKRGVDVVPEELRKRLALAGDAEATIVLTRVAGQGAALLVRPL from the coding sequence ATGGACCTCGACGCCTTCCGGTGGCTGCTCACCGACGACGGGCAGGCCCTGCTCGTGCAGGCCGAGGCCCTCGACCCGGCCGACCCGCTGCGCGCGCAGACCGCGCTGCGCCGCCACGCCGACGCCGAGCACGCCGCCGCGGCGCTGACCCAGGCGTCGCTGCGTCGGCGCGCGGTCGCGAAGTTCGCTGACCTGGCCCCCCGGCTCTACTTCACCCCCGACGGCCTGGAGCAGGCCACCCGCCTCAGCGTCGCGCGGCACCGCGCCGCCCGGCTGCGCGCCTTCGACGCGCTCAGCCTCGTCGACCTCGGCTGCGGCATCGGGGGCGACCTGCTCGCGGCCGCCGAGCAGGGCCTCGTGTGCGTCGGGGTGGACCTCGACCCGGTGCGCGTCGCGGTCGCCGAGGCCAACCTCGCCGCACTCGGGCTGGAGGGTGTCGTCGGCCAGGTCGATGCCACCACCCTCGACACCTCCCCCTTCGACGTCGCGTACGCCGACCCTGCCCGACGCTCGGCGCGCGGGCGCAGCTTCGACGTCGACGACTGGACTCCCCCGTGGTCCTTCGTCGAGGGGCTGCTGCGCCGGGACTCGTGCGTGAAGGTGGCGCCCGGCATCCCGCACGCGCTGGTGCCCGAGGGCGTCGAGGCCGAGTGGGTCAGCGACCACGGCGAGGTCAAGGAGGCCGCCCTGTGGTCGGGCCGCCTGGCCACCACCCAGCGCCGCGCGACCGTCATCGGCGGCGGCGGCCTGGCCACCCTCACCGACGAGGACGACCCCGGCGCCGGCACCCGGCCGGTGGGCCGCTACCTCTACGAGCCCGACGGCGCCGTCATCCGCGCCGGGCTGGTCACGGCGGTCGCGGCCGCGCTCGACGGCGGCCTCCTCGACGAGCACATCGCCTACGTCGGTACCGACACCGCCGCGCCCACGCCGTTCGCGCGCGGCTACGAGGTGCTCGAGGAGCTGCCCTACCGGGAGAAGGCGCTGCGCGCCGCCCTGCGCGAGCGCGGCGTGGGCCGGTTGACGATCAAGAAGCGAGGCGTCGACGTGGTGCCCGAGGAGCTGCGCAAGCGGCTCGCGCTCGCCGGCGACGCGGAGGCCACGATCGTGCTGACCCGGGTCGCCGGCCAGGGCGCCGCGCTGCTGGTCCGACCTCTCTGA
- a CDS encoding MBL fold metallo-hydrolase, with the protein MTARVDHAVVSGTFSLDGETHQVDNNVWVVGDDSECVVIDAPHDVDAIMALVGDRNLRAILLTHAHDDHCRVAPQLRERAVAPIMLHPDDRPLWELTHADHLWDVDLGDGFEIMIGGITLRAIHTPGHAPGAVCFHAPALGVLFSGDTLFQGGPGATGRSFSDEDVIVDSIRTRLLDLPEETVVHTGHGPDTTIGAEKAALGPA; encoded by the coding sequence GTGACCGCCCGGGTGGACCACGCGGTGGTCTCGGGGACCTTCTCCCTCGACGGCGAGACCCACCAGGTCGACAACAACGTCTGGGTGGTCGGCGACGACAGCGAGTGCGTCGTCATCGACGCTCCGCACGACGTCGACGCGATCATGGCGCTGGTGGGCGACCGCAACCTGCGGGCGATCCTGCTGACGCACGCCCACGACGACCACTGCCGGGTCGCCCCGCAGCTGCGGGAGCGCGCGGTGGCGCCGATCATGCTGCACCCCGACGATCGGCCGCTGTGGGAGCTCACCCACGCCGACCACCTCTGGGACGTCGACCTCGGTGACGGCTTCGAGATCATGATCGGCGGGATCACGCTGCGCGCGATCCACACGCCGGGTCACGCACCGGGGGCGGTCTGCTTCCACGCTCCCGCACTGGGGGTGCTGTTCAGCGGGGACACCCTGTTCCAGGGCGGTCCCGGCGCCACCGGTCGCTCGTTCAGCGACGAGGACGTCATCGTGGACTCCATCCGGACGCGTCTCCTCGACCTGCCCGAGGAGACCGTGGTGCACACCGGCCACGGCCCCGACACCACCATCGGTGCGGAGAAGGCGGCGCTCGGCCCCGCCTGA